Proteins from one Impatiens glandulifera chromosome 2, dImpGla2.1, whole genome shotgun sequence genomic window:
- the LOC124926185 gene encoding uncharacterized protein LOC124926185: MSLCTYLPSPQFSSFCKSSKGGYRPTTARFRASADVPDFLSADWLESRRKRPFGPRLSFRAEEAIRYQLDALKFNDRPSQDYGIEVMYRFAGFDPFERSSYFGRFFDLGQFERFRRIFHHSTYRVLLGHRESKILSSLWVEENLFKQRIWILGARPEEEDVFQFTMVQRIGGSWDGYWLTESLLNDGDCFSSGVAY, translated from the exons ATGTCGCTCTGTACCTATTTACCATCTCCCCAGTTTTCTTCGTTCTGTAAATCATCCAAAGGAGGCTACAGACCTACAACCGCTCGCTTCAGAGCTTCCGCCGACGTACCGGACTTTCTTTCGGCAGACTG GCTTGAATCTCGCAGGAAGAGACCTTTTGGACCCAGACTCAGT TTTCGTGCAGAAGAAGCTATAAGATACCAGCTCGATGCATTGAAATTTAATGACCGACCTAGTCAAGATTATGGTATAGAAGTCATGTACAGG TTTGCTGGATTTGATCCTTTTGAAAGGTCTTCCTACTTTGGTCGCTTCTTTGATTTGGGGCAG TTTGAAAGATTTAGGAGGATTTTCCACCACTCAACATATCGTGTATTACTTGGTCACAGGGAAAGTAAGATACTGAGCAGTTTATGGGTGGAAGAG AATCTATTCAAGCAACGTATATGGATACTAGGAGCTCGCCCCGAGGAGGAAGATGTATTCCAGTTTACCATGGTTCAG AGGATTGGTGGTTCTTGGGATGGCTACTGGCTGACAGAGTCACTTCTAAATGACGGCGACTGTTTTTCGAGTGGTGTCGCATATTGA
- the LOC124926357 gene encoding uncharacterized protein LOC124926357, protein MSNNLISRPLSMEELQMDHSSNNMDSSMETMQTGVPGIAMNNQISNMQMGGLLQQPMLSEANLPMEPPVVVHSSGVQTFVSPNQQLGSMGHVMINNPSLPIKRSYNGEPLLSKMQHKVNVPGFQQQPPRKIVQANAKLTPSDTQNQLSQNKKTVRIDPVISGRPGSKQVQVPRNRVMQQMESPSPKVRNGSSETVRSKMRESLVAALRLVSLQKNKSLNNEKVENDFTMSEGGQQLEQQLIEKSELSDSVDRLPNTMDKSNDVYIATSQGQGIVQGIVQTWRQGLHVNNENNTPFGDSFFAKDELLQGNGLTWAYDLPMDVETTANETIKEEREEQCPIVLASKIEAELFKFFGGVNKKYKEKGRSLLFNLKDPSNPELREKVISGEISPERLCSMSAEDLASEELSQWRIAKAEELAQMVVLPDSNVRRLVKKTHKGEFQVEVEDDHVVSAEVSIAPSSVSRDYSGSSAAVHKQDTISDKFTIPNDGTDLMQGLMVDDEFKDSDLPPIVSLDEFMESLDAEPPFENLPLDVKKTASPSSSCSPNIKKLASPTTDGAKVDSSSKSKTDESSNMDLKAKASSEAKLIIEDEHNKYENEDSRSIPDDGEKKQAAAASEESKKYVTKIDAVWEGSVQMSVSSSVMMIGCYKSGEKAVINKWTRSLEIKGRVRLDAFEKFVQELPMSRSRAVMIAHFVLKDERSEEDKVIINEAVNSYVVDERLGFAEPETGVEVYFCPPHPRIKALIAKHLIRNSNETTTIDSVNNGLIAVVVWRKVVVISPNSSSAHKHSSENHHFSSTRRQQLVKQQDPILNSKYRPPPSIASARPVVPTVNNNNDDDDDDEVPPGFGPGQIPTREEDDLPEFNFTSGSMPSLPTKVINRSGGVRPIATPKMTRPVSQVRELILKYGQNPSNTSTTTTGFQPWNDDDDDIPEWQPQSEAAQTYPVRQQPMMLPQTNEQFPVRPSIHGSDGRWARPPGPHQLPPTSGGGYYGQLPPKIDRRTEAASRNNRGF, encoded by the exons ATGTCCAACAATCTTATCTCGAGGCCATTGTCAATGGAGGAATTACAGATGGACCATTCTTCCAACAACATGGACTCATCAATGGAAACCATGCAAACAGGAGTGCCAGGTATTGCAATgaataatcaaatatcaaatatgCAGATGGGGGGCTTGTTGCAGCAGCCCATGTTGAGTGAAGCAAACCTTCCTATGGAACCACCTGTGGTAGTACACAGTTCTGGAGTGCAGACTTTTGTTTCACCAAATCAGCAATTAGGTAGTATGGGACATGTTATGATTAATAATCCAAGCTTACCAATCAAACGAAGTTACAATGGTGAACCTTTGCTGTCAAAAATGCAACATAAGGTCAATGTTCCTGGATTTCAGCAACAACCACCCAGGAAAATTGTACAGGCAAATGCAAAGCTCACTCCTTCAGATACTCAAAAccaattatctcaaaataagAAAACCGTGCGCATTGATCCTGTTATCTCTGGTAGACCAGGCTCTAAACAAGTGCAGGTTCCTAGAAATCGAGTTATGCAACAAATGGAGTCACCTTCTCCAAAAGTAAGAAACGGCTCTTCTGAAACTGTTAGGTCAAAGATGAGGGAATCCTTAGTTGCTGCCTTGCGTCTTGTTTCTCTtcagaaaaataaaagtttgaacAATGAAAAGGTTGAGAACGATTTCACGATGAGTGAGGGAGGACAACAATTGGAACAGCAGTTAATAGAGAAATCTGAATTATCTGATTCTGTAGATAGATTACCCAATACCATGGATAAGTCTAATGATGTCTATATCGCTACTTCTCAAGGACAAGGTATTGTTCAAGGTATTGTTCAAACATGGAGGCAAGGCCTTCATGTCAACAATGAAAATAATACCCCCTTTGGTGATAGTTTTTTTGCAAAGGATGAGCTTTTGCAGGGTAACGGGCTTACTTGGGCATATGATCTTCCTATGGATGTAGAAACAACAGCAAATGAAACCATCAAAGAAGAGCGAGAGGAGCAATGTCCTATAGTACTTGCTTCCAAGATCGAAGCTGAACTCTTCAAGTTTTTTGGAGGTgtgaataagaaatataaagaAAAGGGTAGGTCCCTTCTTTTTAATCTAAAAGATCCTAGCAACCCGGAGTTGAGAGAAAAAGTTATATCGGGTGAAATCAGTCCTGAAAGATTGTGTTCAATGTCGGCCGAGGATCTTGCTTCGGAAGAGCTTTCACAATGGCGGATAGCAAAAGCTGAAGAACTTGCACAGATGGTTGTTTTGCCGGATTCAAATGTAAGGCGTTTGGTGAAGAAAACTCACAAAGGTGAGTTTCAAGTAGAGGTAGAAGACGACCATGTTGTTTCTGCTGAGGTCTCAATAGCTCCAAGTTCCGTTTCTAGAGATTATTCTGGAAGTTCAGCAGCAGTTCACAAACAGGATACTATTTCAGACAAGTTTACCATTCCAAATGATGGTACGGATTTAATGCAAGGGTTGATGGTAGATGATGAATTTAAAGATTCTGATCTTCCTCCTATTGTCTCCCTGGATGAGTTTATGGAGTCATTAGATGCTGAACCTCCTTTTGAAAACCTGCCCTTGGATGTAAAGAAAACTGCATCACCATCTTCGTCGTGCTCTCCAAACATCAAGAAATTGGCATCGCCCACAACAGATGGTGCGAAGGTGGACTCTAGTAGTAAGTCTAAAACGGATGAGAGTTCAAATATGGATTTGAAAGCAAAGGCCAGTAGTGAagcaaaattaataatagaggATGAAcacaataaatatgaaaatgaagattCTAGGTCAATTCCAGATGATGGTGAGAAGAAACAGGCAGCAGCAGCTTCAGAAGAAAGCAAGAAGTATGTTACCAAGATTGATGCAGTTTGGGAAGGTTCAGTTCAGATGAGTGTCTCATCTTCTGTCATGATGATTGGCTGTTATAAAAG TGGCGAGAAAGCTGTAATAAATAAGTGGACGAGATCCCTGGAGATTAAGGGAAGAGTGAGGCTGGATGCATTTGAGAAGTTTGTTCAAGAGCTCCCCATGTCTCGCAGTAGAGCAGTCATG ATTGCACATTTTGTCTTGAAGGATGAGCGTTCTGAGGAagataaagtaattattaatgAG gcTGTGAATTCGTATGTGGTTGATGAGAGACTTGGTTTCGCTGAACCGGAAACAGGAGTAGAAGTTTATTTCTGTCCTCCTCACCCAAGAATCAAAGCACTTATCGCAAAACATCTGATTAGGAATTCTAATGAAACAACAACCATTGATTCAGTTAACAACGGTCTAATAGCTGTTGTTGTTTGGAGAAAAGTTGTTGTCATTTCACCCAACTCATCATCTGCACACAAACACTCTTCAGAAAATCATCACTTTTCTTCAACCAGGAGACAACAACTAGTAAAGCAACAAGACCCTATTCTTAATTCTAAATATAGACCACCACCTAGTATAGCCTCAGCTAGACCTGTGGTGCCAACcgtcaataataataatgatgacgatgatgacgACGAAGTCCCTCCTGGGTTTGGTCCGGGCCAAATTCCAACCAGGGAAGAAGATGACTTGCCTGAATTTAACTTTACGAGCGGCAGCATGCCTTCTCTCCCGACTAAAGTAATTAATAGAAGTGGTGGGGTTAGACCTATTGCTACACCCAAAATGACTCGCCCTGTATCTCAAGTTCGAGAACTTATATTGAAATATGGTCAAAATCCATCAAATACTTCTACTACCACCACTGGGTTTCAACCTTGGaatgatgacgatgatgataTACCTGAATGGCAGCCTCAATCTGAGGCAGCCCAAACATATCCTGTTAGGCAGCAGCCTATGATGTTACCTCAAACAAATGAACAGTTTCCGGTTAGGCCATCAATTCATGGAAGTGATGGTAGGTGGGCGAGGCCGCCAGGTCCCCACCAGCTGCCGCCGACATCTGGTGGTGGTTATTATGGTCAATTGCCGCCGAAAATCGATAGGAGAACGGAAGCTGCTTCGAGAAATAATAGGGGGTTTTGA
- the LOC124926358 gene encoding dnaJ homolog subfamily B member 4: protein MGVDYYEILDMDRNATDEDVKKSYRKLAMRWHPDKNPTNKKEAEAKFKEISEAYEVLSDPGKRQIYDQHGEEGLKNRPHTGSSNGGGFPNVFNPRNAEDIFAEFFGGSPFEFGRSMRFSSDGTGASGPKKPPPVESKLPCTLEELYNGSTRKMKISRTVVDSNSRLLSESEILTIEVKPGWKKGTKITFPDKGNEQLNQLPADLVFVIDEKDHNIFKRDGNDLTMSRKVKLAEALGGTFVNLTTLDGRELSIRVPEIVSPGYEKVVSKEGMPIAREPGNKGDLRIKFEVKFPRKLTQDQKTALRQALTG, encoded by the exons atgGGGGTGGATTACTATGAGATACTGGATATGGATAGAAACGCGACAGATGAAGACGTGAAGAAATCTTATAGAAAGCTGGCTATGAGATGGCATCCTGATAAGAACCCTACAAACAAGAAGGAAGCTGAGgcaaaatttaaagaaatttcaGAGGCTTATGAA GTTTTGAGTGATCCAGGCAAAAGGCAAATTTATGATCAACATGGGGAAGAGGGGTTGAAAAACAGACCACATACAGGTTCTAGTAATGGTGGAGGATTCCCAAATGTTTTCAATCCTCGGAATGCAGAAGATATTTTTGCAGAGTTCTTTGGGGGTAGCCCTTTTGAATTTGGAAGATCCATGAGGTTTTCTTCAGATGGTACAGGTGCTAGTGGACCAAAGAAACCTCCCCCAGTTGAGAGCAAATTGCCTTGTACACTTGAGGAACTCTACAATGGTTCCACTCGGAAAATGAAGATATCGAGAACTGTCGTCGATTCTAATAG CCGATTGCTATCAGAATCGGAGATTTTGACAATTGAGGTAAAACCGGGATGGAAGAAAGGAACAAAGATAACTTTCCCAGACAAGGGGAATGAACAGTTGAATCAACTACCAGCAGACCTAGTGTTTGTAATAGATGAGAAGGATCACAATATTTTCAAGAGAGACGGAAATGACCTAACCATGAGCCGCAAGGTGAAGCTGGCCGAGGCACTGGGAGGCACATTTGTCAATCTCACCACACTTGATGGGAGGGAGTTGTCCATTCGGGTGCCCGAGATTGTTTCACCTGGATATGAAAAGGTGGTTTCTAAAGAAGGAATGCCCATAGCAAGGGAACCTGGGAACAAAGGTGATTTAAGGATCAAATTTGAGGTTAAGTTTCCCAGAAAGCTAACCCAGGATCAAAAAACAGCTCTCAGACAAGCTTTAACTGGATGA